The sequence CCAGAAGAATTAGTAGGAAAAAATGTAGTTTTAGTAGCTAACTTAAAGCCAGTAAAATTAAGAGGAGAGTTATCACAAGGAATGATACTTTGTGCAGCTACAGATGATGACAGTCAATTATTCGCTGTGGATCCAGGTAACGTACCAACAGGAAGCATAGTAAGATAAATTAGCTTAAGAATATTAAATCACAGATTTATATAAATAAGGGGGTTATTTATGAAAGTACTTATAGGAAACGCATGGCCATATTCTAGTGGTTCGTTACATTTAGGAAGATTATCTGCACTTATTCCTGGAGATATACTAGCTAGATATTTTAGGGAAAAAGGCGATGAAGTTATTTTTGTTTCAGGTAGTGACTGTCATGGAACTCCAATATCAATAACAGCAAAGGAAGAAAACAAGACTCCTAGAGAAATATCCAATCACTTTCATGAAGAGTTTAAAAGATGTTTTGAAAAGGCAAATATTTCTTATGATCTTTATACGAAAACTGATTCTGAATATCATCATAAGGTGGTAAAGGAGCTTGTAATTAAACTTTATGATAATGGATATATATATGAAAAAACCTTAGAACAAAATTACTGTGAAAATTGTAATGAATATCTAGCTGATAGGTATATAGAAGGAACATGTCCTCATTGTGGGGGAAGTGCAAGAGGAGATCAATGTGAGGAATGTTCAGAATTGTTAGATCCTGAAGATTTGATAGATAAGAGATGCAAGATTTGCCACTGTGAGCCAGTGTTAAAGACAACTAAACATTTATTTTTTAAGTTATCAGAATTTGAAGATGATATTAAAAAACTAGTTAAAACAGATGGAGCAAGCTGGAGAGCAAATTCAATTAACTTAACTAAGAGATATTTAAAAGAAGGTCTTAGGGATAGAGCAATAACTAGAAGTTTAGAGTGGGGTATAGATGTACCATTCCAAGGATATGAAGATAAAAAGATATATGTATGGATTGAAGCAATTATGGGGTATATCTCAGCTTCTATGCAAGTAGCAGAGGCAAGAGGAGAAGATTATAAGGAATATTGGGATAATGAGCAAAGTAGAATATACTTTGTTCATGGAAAGGACAATATTCCTTTCCATACAGTTATTTTACCTTCAATATTATATGGCCTGGATATAGGAAAATCTCATATACAGATGGTTTCATCAGAATATCTTAATCTTGAAGGTAAGAAATTTTCAACAAGTAGAAATTGGGCTGTATGGGTCCCATATATATTAGCGAATTATGATTCTGATTCAGTTAGATACTTTCTAATAAGTAATGGACCAGAGAAACGTGACTCTGAATTTACTTGGAGGCAATTTATTAATTCACATAATGGAGATTTGTTAGGTACTTTCGGGAATTTTATCAACAGAACATTAACTTTTATCCACAACAATTTTGATGATGAGTTAGTTAACTGTGGATTAAATCCTAAAATAGAGGAAGAATTAAAAGAAATGTATAAGGTAGTAGGAAGTAAAATTGAGAAATGTGAATTTAAGTCTGCTCTCGAATATGTGTTTTCGAATATAAAGGCAGCTAATAAATATTTTGATGATGAGAAACCTTGGATAGTAGTAAAAGAAAATGTACAAGAATGCAAGAATATACTATATAACTGTGTTCAGATAATTGCTAATTTAACAAATGTACTAGAACCGTTTGTACCTAAATCCTGCGAAAAGACAAGATTATTTTTAGGAATTAGTGAGCCTAAGTGGCAATATGTTGAATTAAAAGAGGTTAGAATAAAAGATATACAACTACTATTTGAAAGAATAGATAAGAAAAAAATATCTGAAGAGGTAAAACGACTAAAAGAAGGTAGGACATAAAAAAGGGGAGCCCTAGAATTGCTTGTCAAGGGGGACTGCAATTCTAGGGCCTTATATATTTTATAAGGTTTTTAAGGGGTAAAATTTGTTTAGTGCTTTAGCTACTTTACAAGTATTATATTACAGAAGTTTTATGTCAGCCATGTGTCAAAAAAGAAAAGAAATTATTAATAAACTAAAGTTCGCTTTCTAATTGTTCAACATCTAGAATTGTTATTGAAGAACGGTCATAGTCAATTAAGCCATCATCTTTCATCTTTATTAATTCTCTAGATAGTGAAGGACGTTGAACGCCTAGCTTTTCAGCCCATTCCTTTTTTGTCATATCAAGATTAATTATAGTTGTATTCGTTTTTCTATATTTCATGATTAAAAAGTCACAAATCATTTGTCTTAAAGAGGTCATGC comes from Clostridium sp. TW13 and encodes:
- the metG gene encoding methionine--tRNA ligase, yielding MKVLIGNAWPYSSGSLHLGRLSALIPGDILARYFREKGDEVIFVSGSDCHGTPISITAKEENKTPREISNHFHEEFKRCFEKANISYDLYTKTDSEYHHKVVKELVIKLYDNGYIYEKTLEQNYCENCNEYLADRYIEGTCPHCGGSARGDQCEECSELLDPEDLIDKRCKICHCEPVLKTTKHLFFKLSEFEDDIKKLVKTDGASWRANSINLTKRYLKEGLRDRAITRSLEWGIDVPFQGYEDKKIYVWIEAIMGYISASMQVAEARGEDYKEYWDNEQSRIYFVHGKDNIPFHTVILPSILYGLDIGKSHIQMVSSEYLNLEGKKFSTSRNWAVWVPYILANYDSDSVRYFLISNGPEKRDSEFTWRQFINSHNGDLLGTFGNFINRTLTFIHNNFDDELVNCGLNPKIEEELKEMYKVVGSKIEKCEFKSALEYVFSNIKAANKYFDDEKPWIVVKENVQECKNILYNCVQIIANLTNVLEPFVPKSCEKTRLFLGISEPKWQYVELKEVRIKDIQLLFERIDKKKISEEVKRLKEGRT